The genomic region gatctaatataacaataattgaagaaaaatgaggAGACGACATTTTAAgtatatctaagattaaaattaaaagaTCTCACAAAATTAAACATGAGATCTTTTTTTTCGATCTAAAACTTAAAAAATCGACTTTTACGATCTAAAAAATCGACTTTTACTAAAACAAAACTAAACGAGATCTAAAACTTTCACTGCCCTCAtcacaattaaaaaaaaatactaaATAATAGATCTAATACTggtagaaagaaagaaaaaaaaaaaagtaaagtaaaCGAGAAAGAGACAGTGGAACAagacaaaaaatcaaaaaatcaaaaagccATCACCGACAACACCCCCAGATCCGcggttttcgttttttttttttaagttttatgTTGTTTTTTGAATCAAAATGCTAGATCTGCAAAAAAAATATaagtaatttcaaaaatttaacaATAAAATTGGAACCCTTGTGAAATTTCGATCAAAATAGGTGGTGGTGTGGCACATTTAGGCGTGATGAGTGTGGTGGCTGGGGTGACGGTGGTGGTGCTGCTAATGGTGGCAGATCTGGAGTGGTGGAGTGTGTGAGTCAAGGCTGCCGGTAAATGGTGGTGTGTGTGTCGGGAGGACATGGGGGTGGTaaggaagaaaggaaaaaaaagagagGAGGAGGAGCGTGAGTGGTGGTGTTTGCGGAGGTTGGCGTGCGGAGGTTGGCGGTGGTGTGGCGTGAGGCGGGGTGTAGTTGTCGGTGTGGGTgagtgaggaagagaggaatgaggAGAGGGTGGGTGGGGTTTTATTTGgggatttatttgggttttattttgggtgatttatttgggaattttgatttatttgggattTAGAGAGAGGAGAGGATTGAAAttatgtgagatgagagagaagtgggtggaaaaataaaggttatatagtggattaatatttgattagtgtggattagtaaagtagagagggaGAGTGTTTTATTAGGCATTAATCCTCctttttttgcttccaatctcaaccctccatcttcctcatccaatggctctaaagggaacttatggactcaaatgtaagacatggactcacttgatcttatcactatatatatatatatatatatatatatatatatatatatataaatagtaTCAAATGAGTTAGGAtacttttggtgagttacccctctaaatctggACCATTCATCTAACATAAGATATGTGGCTGAGATTTAATTTTACATCTCATATATAAACCAAATTTTTACAATTCAACTTCTTTTTTGCCCACTTTTCTCGTCAGTttctactctctctctctctctctctctctctctctctctctctctctctctctctctctctctctctctcatatttTCGTTCGTCCATTTTTACAGTTCTCTATTTTCATTCGTGCTTCTCGTCAATTGAACTTCAGTTATTGTGCTCAATTTGTTCGTCCTTCTACTTCATTATCGTCGTTTTCTCTCATAAATCGTTGTTCTCAATTCGTTCGTGCTTCTCAACAAGTAATCAATGAACTGAACTAAATTTTTTCGCTGATTTTGCATTTGTCCTCTTcttgttttctacttgattttcttttgtttcctgtgtttattcttcattttgtttagtatatagtttaatttgttttgtttttgttgttaaattaaattttttaattgttttcgcataatttagggtttcgtaattcattttttcatttttgtatcTTTTGTTGaggtttttctttttgtcttgaaTTCCTGTATATTCTAATGAACATAATGTGTGTTTGTTTGGAATTATTTTTGTTATTGAAATATAtagatgttttttttttggtgaaatgtgagcttTCCATTAATAGACAAAATAACATACATCAGGACTACACTTTCATCAGTTTTGAGTTACTTAGCAATACAATCACATACTAGCTATGAAATCTGAATCTGCATTTTCTGAAGCCAGTGCTGATCTTTAATCATCACTGGTCCCCTGAGCAGCAACTGAACTCTTGCTTTCACAAGTCTCTGAATATCCTGCACTAGGATCTCAGGCCTAGTAATCCTATGCTCCAACCTTCCCCGATTCCTCTCCAGCCAAATTGTATACCAGCAGGCTAATTTACCCATCCTGGCCACCTTCTTCTGCAGTTTAGATAAGAGAGCATTCTAATCAGTCATGCTGAGATGCAGCCATTGTTCTAGCTGTTCCATTATCCTCAGCACATACTGGCAATCCTCAAACAGATGCTCATGGGATTCTGTAGCAGCTCCACAAATAATACAAACATCATTATCACACAACTTTAACTGGAACAGCTTTTGCTTGGTATTCAACGCTTGCTATTTAATTAACCAGCCTATAATAGAATGTTTAGGCACACACCAAGCATCCCAAATCTCCTTATGCCACTGTACAGGGGGGTGCATTCCCTGTAACCAAGCATACCCAGAACCAACACTATAGCCTCTAGCATCCTGCCACACATTGTTCATATACCCCGCACTTAGCAAACCTCTCACCTTGCATATGTTCCTCCAGTTCCAATTGGAATCAGATGGAGGGATATATGTGTGCCAATCCTGGCCTTTTAAATACACATGATCTATCCAAAGTACCCACAACCTATCTGCCTTTTTATAAATCCAATCCACAAGCTTTCCAACAGTTACTATGTTCCAATTCTCAGCATTTTTTACACCCAGACCACCTTCACTTTTACTGCAGCACACCTTATTCCAGACCACCAATGGTGCCCTCTGATAATCAGTACCACCATCCCAAAAATAATTCCTGCAGACATTCACAATTTTCTGGACCACAGTTTTGGGGATAAGAAAAATGGAGCCCCAATAGTTATGCAAGGTGTTCAAAACTGAGTTAACCAGAGTTAGACGGCCAGCATAGCTTAATTTCCTAGCACCCATCCCTCTAATTCTGGCaactatcctttcaacaagaaTGTTACAATCCTGTTTAGTTAATCTTCCTGACTGAAAATGGATGCCCAGATATCTAAAAGGTAATGCTCCTTCCTTGAACCCAGATATCTGAAGAATATCACTTCTAACTTCAGTTGGCACTCCACTAAATACCACTTCTGACTTAGCTGCATTAACTTTAAGGCCAGATGTAGCAGAGAAAGTAGCAAATGCTCTGAGCAATAACATAATAGACTTCACATCTCCCTTACTGAACATAAGTAAATCATCAGCAAACAGAAGATGATTCAATCTAAGGGCACCACACATAGGATGATACCTGAAGAACCAAGTTTGAGTAGCATACTTTAAGATCCTAGTAAGGTACTCCATGGAGATAGTAAAGAGAAGGGTAGAAATAGGATACCCTTGTCTTAAGCCCCTCTTCCCAGGGAAATACCCAAACATAGCACCATTGAGATTCAAGGAAAAAGTAGTAGTAGTAACACACTTCATTACCAGCTGCCTAAAGATATCAGGGAAGTTCAAAGCCCCCAACATTTGATCAACAAAATCCCATTCTATTGAATCATATGCTTTTTGCAAGTCAAGCTTAAAGAGGCATCTAGGAGAGGCATTACTCCTATTATACATCCTAACAAGGTCCTGGCAAACCAATATGTTTTCCAAAATGCTCCTGCCTTGGATGAAAGCCCCTTGATTCCTACTGATTATATCAGGGAGAATCAGAGACAACCTGTTGCAAAGGATTTTAGAAATGGTCTTGTACACCACATTGCAACAAGCTATAGGACGAAAATGCTTTACACTGGTAGGTCTATCCAACTTAGGAATTAAAGTAATCAGATTTACATTAACTTGTTGCAGCAATTTCCCAGTATCAAAAAAGTTCATCACAACAGCACACACATAATCCCCAACAATTGGCCAGGCATCCCTATAAAACTGGCTAGTGAAGCCATCAGGGCCAGGTGACTTATCCTTAGGGATCTTTGAACAAACACACGCCGTACTTCCTCGTGATCCATCGCTCTGTTGAGAATAGCCCAATGATCTTCAGTACAGCATCTCCCTCTTTGCACTATCCCAACATGAACTGAATTAGTTTTGGTATTACTCCCAAGCAGACTCATATAATACTCCAAAAAAGCTTCCTGTATTTGAGCCCCTTCAGTACACTCAGTGCCATACTGATCCTCTATACTGAACACCTTATTTTGCATCATACGTTTTTTGATAGAATTATGAAAGAATGAAGTATTAATATCACCTTCAAGAGACCATTGAATCTTTGCCTTTTGAATTAAGAAGCTATCCCTAGCAGCCAAAAGCTCCTTTAATTCCTGAGCCACAATATACTCCTGCTACATAAGTTCAGGATCCCCTGGCTTGTCAACCAAATCCTTTTGCAATTTTTCCAGCAAAGTACTAGCAATAGTAGAGCTATTTTCTATGTCAGAGAAACAACTCTTATTCAACTGCTTAAGCACAGGTTTCaaagattttaattttttaatcAGCTGAAACATCTTAGTACCTGCATAACTCTTATGCCACACCTTGGCAACACAATCTTGAAATAACTCAGACATCCCCCACATGTTAAAGTACTTAAAACTCCTTCTACCAACAACATCTACTTTCCTATCCACAATGGTACATGGGCAATGGTCAAAAAGCCCCTCAGGGTGAAAATGGGCTATGTAATCCCCATATTCCTGCTGCCATTCTTCATTACCCATAACTCTATCAAGCCTACTGTAAACCCTAGCCTCAGGCTCTTGTTTGTTAGTCCAGGTAAACAAAGCCCCTGTTGCCTGAATATCCTCCATGCTACAAAGTGAAACACATTCCTGGAATTGCTCCATTTCCACTTCTGTAGAATTTCCCCCAATTCTCTCAATAGGAGACAAGACAGTATTAAAGTCCTCTGCCCATAGCCAAGGAAcattacaattcagtgcctcatTCTTAAGAAATCTCCATAGTTCATGTCTCTCAGTCACAccattaaaagcataaatcatAGTTAACATAAACTTCTTAGTATCAGTTCTAGACTCCACCCACATATGTATATGCTGAGCTCCATAGGACAAAAAATGTATAGTAAATAACTCAGGTTTCCATAGGATCCAAATTCTACCCCCTTTATGCCAACTACAATTTGTAGAAATGCTCCAGCCATCACATATAGAGGTAGGTTTCTTCAACAATTGAGTAGGTTTTATTTTAGTCTCTAAGCAACCAAACAGTCCTACACTATTATTTTGCATAAACCATTTACCATTTTCAGCTTATTTACATCATTGAGACCCCTCACGTTCCAAAACCCAATATTATGCATTTATAGGGTCAGGAGGGGGATCCTTACCACTAGTTTCTACTCTCCCCTTTGGAGTAGCTAGCTTATTCAGAGCTTCTATGAATGTAAAAGGCCTTGAACCTCCAGACAATCCTATGCCAGTCCCTGCACCCTGTCTATTCATTCTCATAATCTGCCTAGCAGGGGTAGATTTGACAGTTGATAAAGGTGGGAACCCCTCAGGTGTGAACAGTGCATTTGGTTGGAAGACTGGTTCAGTGACAGACGGTTTAGCAACCCAGACTTGCTTTGGTTTAgcattttgttttggttttggcaCAGTCTTCAGTTTAGCCACCTTTCTACACTAAGTTTTGTCATGACCCAACCCTTTACAACCCTCACGAGTAATTGGTTTCCATTCATACACAACTCCAACTTCAATAACTTTCCCATTCTCATCCAGAAACCTCACCTTAGCAGGTAAGTTTTGGTTCATCTTGAGTTTCACCATTACACGAGCATAACTCAGTCTGACCTTATCAGAAGTAGCTCCATCCTTCATAACAAACTCTCCCACTAAACCTGCTATTCGCGACAAGCAATCACCCCAAAATTTAACAGGAATACCAGAGAGTCTCACCCACACAGGGACCTCATCAACTACCTCCTTAATCAAATCAACATCCGGATTCCATGGTTTAATAACAATAGGCTTATTATCAAACATATAATACCCAGATTTTAACAAAGCATCTCTACTGTCAACGTGTTTAAAACGAACCAGAAAAATTCCATTATCCATGAACGAGACTCTCTCAATGTCATAACATCCCCAAACATTGTATACATACTCCTCAATGACCTCCCAAGAAGGATTAGCACCCAATATGTAACAGAAAACAGAATTGTGCCAAAAGTCTACCTCTTTTTTAACATCCTCAGAAGTGAACTGCAATAGACCACAGAGTTCTTCATCCTCCTGAATGGTTACCATGATTGGTATACTCCTTCCTCCTTTACGAACAGACCAACCAGGTTCATTTGCCACCACAGTTTCTTCAGGTAGTTCCAAAACCGGTATCCCAATCAGCTCCCCCATGGTCTTAGTATGCCGTGCAGTCGCTGACGTGGGCCTCGTCTCACCAATTTTGTTACCAGCAGACCCAGTTTCAGCAGCACCCTTACTCCTCTTCTCATTATTTAGTTGTGTTTGTTTTTTTGGGACAGTTTTTGTATTTTTCGTTGTAGCTAGTTTAGATGAAGACGCAGAATTTGAGAGAGGAGTAAAAGGATTCTCGGAAAAAGTCATGATCGCCATTAGTGCGGCTCTAAAAGCTAGGTTAAAATTTCAGAGGACAGAAtcagtttctctttctctttctatctctaaaatcattttttttggttttattgtaatgtatttgtggtagttattgtaatttagaaaATCAATTATTGTAATGAGTATTATTTTAGTTATTGATCTTTGGTTAGTGTTTTAAAGTCAGTttttagtcaagtccagttattttaatatgaaaagtttgttattgtaatatattgatgttgttattgtaatatagtgatgtttattattgtaatgtattgggatagtttttttttttttttttttttgcaaaaaagttatcatttcatttcttaaaaagaaaagaaattacaaTTTGCAAAACTATCCACTAAAGAATtacaaaactaaaggaaaaaaaCCTTTAATCAGCCTGAACACTAGCTATAAAAAGCTCAGAATGGCGCATATGCATACGAACTGCAATCTGAAACTTAAGCTTGCTGAGCAGAGCAGAGTGGGAGAACCTCTCTTGAGCAAAGATCCTACGATTCCGTTCAGTCCATATAGAATGTACCACAGCAGCAATGGAGATGAGATACCAATGCTTCCTCCAAGTTGGCATAGAAACTTGAAGAGAAAGTTCTTGATGCAAGGATAAAGCAGGTCTGATAATATGCATCCACTGAAGGACAGACGACCAAAGATGTTTAGAAAAAGGACAAGAGAAGAAGAGATGAGCATGGTCCTCCTCATGGCACTCACACAAACAACATCTATTCGCAAGGGAAAATCCTCTTCTTTGAAGATTATCCACAGTAGCAAGCTGCCCTTGAACTGCCATAGAAGCAATAATTTTATGACTTGGTATAATCCCAGAGTAGGTGAGACTAATAGCCCAGTCCCCAACAGGAGTAAGCTATCTAAAGAACAAGTAGGGAAGATGAGCAGGAATATGGGAACCAGCACACCAAGCATTAATCTGGAGCTGAGCTTGTTGTACAGACCCTGTGAGAGTGATAAAGAGGTCCCTGATTTTGAGAACATCTCTGAAACAAGAAGGGAATTGACCTTTACTGATGACTGTCCAAATAGAATCCTGTTTCAGGACATAAGTCTTGATCCAGAGAGCCCACAAGCCAGTATCAGGAAGGGAAAGCTTCCAAACCCATTTCAGTAACAAGGCTTGATTCCAGGAGAGAAGATCCTTAATATTGAAGCCACCATATGTCCAAGGAGTACAAATAGCAGACCAACTTTTGAACACTAGTCTTCTAGTACCCGCAGGAATATTCCAAAAGAAATCCTTACTGATTTTATTAATATGATGAATGACCTCCTTTGGAAGAAGGAGACTAGAACACCAGTAATTGTCCAACCCAAAAAGCACAGAATTTAGGAGCTGAACCCTACCAGCATAGGAAAGAGCATGAGAAGACCAGTGGTGAATGCATTTCTGAATCTTAGTAATTAGAGAATCATACATAGACAGTTTAAGCTTTGAGGTAGCTAGAGGAAGCCCAAGATATCTGAAAGGAAAATCTCCTAGGGAAAAACCAGTAGCTTCTAGAATCTCATTCATTATAGAAGGAGCAACTCCACGAAAGTAGAGATTAGTTTTATCAATATTAGCATGCAATCCTGAGAAAAGAGCAAACTCAGAAAGAGCTGTTTTAGCAGCATTAACAGAAGGCACATCTCCCCTTACAAAAATCATCAAATCATCTGCAAATATCAAATGAGTGAGATTGAGTCTACTGCATTTTGGATGGTAGGAGACCTGAGGTTTAGTGCAAATCCTTCTGAGAGACCTTGAGAGTATTTTCATGCTTAGGACAAATAGGTAAGGAGAAAGAGGATCTCCCTGCCTTATACCACTTTTACCAGGGAAAAACCCAGATATATTGCCATTTATCTTGAAAGAGTACCAGGTATTAGATATGCAACCCATTATCCACTTAGAAAATAAAGGAGGGAACCCTAAAACCTGGAGCATTTGAGAGATAAAATCCCATTGGAGAGTGTCAAAAGCTTTTCTAATATCCACCTTTATTAAGCATCTGGGAGAAATATTCCTCCTATTGTAACCTTGAACAAGAGCCTGAGAAAGCATGATGTTTTCAAAAATACTTCTTCCTTTCACAAAAGCAGCCTGCTCATTGCCAACAATAGAGGGTAAGACATGTTGGATTCTATTTGCCAAGATTTTACTAACAGTTTTATAGAAAACTGTGCAACAAGAAATTGGCCTGTAGTCCAAAACTGATTCAGGGACTTGCTTCTTTGGAATTAGAGAAGAAGAGTAGCATTTGCTTGCTTAGCCATATGACCGGTTCTGAATAAACTAAGGACAGCAGCACAAAAATCCTTTGCAATAATAGACCAGACAGACTTAAAAAAACCTGAAGAAAAACCATCAACCCCTGGGCTGCTGTTAGAATCAATACTGAATACTGCTTCCTTAATTTCCAGCTGAGTAATGTCTCTGAGAAGATGGATGTGGTCAGTGGGCATAACACATCCATCCTGTCTTAACAAATCAGCATCCAGGACAGAGACTGGTTGATTAGAACCCAGGAGATTAGAATAATAGTCTTGAAAAGCATGAGGGACTCCTTCCTGACCAGAATATATAACCCCATTTTTGTCCTTAATGGACCCAATAAATTGTTGATGTCTTCTTTCAGAAATTTTTGCAAAGAAATACTTGGAATTAGTATCAGTCTGTTGTAAGTGAGCAATCTTTGCTCTTTGTTGAAGGATAGAGAGCTCAATTGATTTGAGACGAGTAAATTCTTTAACAGCTAGTTTCTCTTCAAGAATGAGAGATGAGGAGAAAGGAGCAGTAAGCAAATTTGCCTGAACTTCCTTGAGTTTTTGCCTAGCAGTTTTAACTTTATCTGAGCTACCACTGAAATGAGACTGGTGCAATTTCTTAAGAGCAGCTTTAACATTCTTAAGTttttcaaaaaaacaaaatatggGGCTACCTGCTTTAGAGGTCTTCCAAGCACTCTTGACAGTGGCCTCATAGTCAGGGTGCTCAATCCAACTGTTAAGAAAACTAAATCTCTTAGGGACTTTCCTTTCAGTAAACACAGTAACCACCACTGGGGAATGATCAGAGAGCCCAGATTCATGAAAATGAGCActggaagaagaaaaagaagttgCCCAGCTAGAATTAATAAGGACCCTGTCCAATTTAGACCAGACTCTTGTCTGCTGATCCTGTTTATTAGTCCAGGTCAGATCAGTACCTGAACTAGAAATATCATCAAGAGAGCAAGATGCCAAGCAGGAGTTGAAAGCCAACATATCTTGCAATATAGGAGGATTAGAACTCAATTTATCCTCAGGACTTCTAATAACATTGAAATCACCCAAGACAATCCAAGGCTTTGCTGTGCAAATTTGATTGAGACTATTCCAAAGAGGTATCCTCTCAGAAGCATCATTGCTGCCATAGACAGCACTCAGCTGGAATTCTGAACTAGAAAGATGGTGATGAACTTGGCAACTAATCCACTGAGCATCACTCAAAATATTACTAAGAGAGATAGTAGTAGGATTATAGAGTAACCAAATCCTGCCATTATAGTGAGCATTGTAATTACAGATGACCTTCCACTTTGCAAAAACCTTACTTATGATTTTCCTAGCTTTAGTTTCTTTGACCTTTGTTTCCAAGATGGCAAGAACATCCAGCTGATTGTGCACCAAAAAATCCTTAACTTCACACTGCTTTATAGGACAATTGAACCCTCTAACATTCCAGGAAGCAACCTTCATTGAGAAATATCAGGGGGATCAGACCCACTAGGGATAACCACTAAAAGCTGAGCTGAACATGCTTGATGCATCTCATCTTTAGCTACAGGAGAGGAAGGCTCAATGGAAGAGGATCTCTGGCCTAGCTCATGGCATTCTGAGCCTACATTCCTCCTCATTAAAACCACACCCCCTGCAGTTAGAGATGAAGTACCACCTAGTTCAGTAGCAAGAGGACCCCTCTTCATAACAGTAACTGAAGTATTAGTAATCTGACCAGCTTTTAAAGCTGCTGAATTTGTAGAGCATTCTGAGTGCATTACAGGGACATCATGAGTAGAAGAACTATCTTGTAGGAGAGATCTCTGACCTAGCTTTAAGCATCCTGAGTCTACATTCTCTACCACATTGCTAGTCTTCTGCCCAGAGGAACCTGAGGTAGCACCTTGCTCTAAAGTACTAGAGGGATAGAGCTGGTGCTCCTCCATATCAGTAACAGAAACAGTCTCAGAGAGAACATGGAAAGAATTAGTAGTTAGCAGGTCATCAGAAGGAACTGCTGTACTGGAGCTTACTGAGTGCATTACAGGAACATTTTGGGAAAAAGAGCTAGCAGGAGGAAGAGATCTCTGACCTAGCAATGAGTCTACTTTCTCCTCCACACTACTAGGCTGCTTCCCTGATGATCctgaggtaccacctagctcCACAACAGGCTCAACTGCTGGCTTCTTGGGCCTGGACTGCAACTTTTTGCAAGTAGAAGAAGTATGACCAAGCTTACCACACTCCCTACAATAATAGGGCAACCATTCATAGACTACTTTTTGAGTGATTTGACCAATGTTAGGAACATTGAGGACAACATGGGTAGGAAGATCCTTTGAAACATCAACTTCCACCATTATCCTAGCAAAAGAAAGCTTGGATTTCTCTGTAGTAGCAGGATCAGCAAAGAGAGGTTTGCCTATCTTACTTGCCATTTTACTAAGGACTTTCTAAGACCAAAGATAGGGGTCCAATCCAGGGAAAAGTATCCATACTGGAACTCTAGCCACCCTCTCCATTTCCAGAGAAAAAGAAGGGGACCAGTGTTTAAGAATGAGAGAATTTGAACCCACTTTCCATGGCCCTTTCCTAAGAACATTAGACATTTCTTCCTCAGAGTTAAATCAAAAAGAGAACCAGCCACTTCTGAAATACTTAACAATAGGAGTACCAATAGTACCCCAATGAGCAGAAACATAATCCTGGATAGTTTTAAGAGATGGTTTAGATCCAAGAACATGACCCATTAATGTATTTTCCCAGATTTTAAGTTTAGCAGCAAACTCTGATTCCTCAAGATCAATTTCAGATGACTGAACACTTTGTTCACAGTAAAAAAGGTTCATACCTAACTTCTGAGGCTTATTAACCACTGAACTCCATTTTTCCCCAATTTTAGAAGAATTAGGACCCAAAT from Silene latifolia isolate original U9 population chromosome 3, ASM4854445v1, whole genome shotgun sequence harbors:
- the LOC141649057 gene encoding uncharacterized protein LOC141649057, which codes for MAVQGQLATVDNLQRRGFSLANRCCLCECHEEDHAHLFFSCPFSKHLWSSVLQWMHIIRPALSLHQELSLQVSMPTWRKHWYLISIAAVVHSIWTERNRRIFAQERFSHSALLSKLKFQIAVRMHMRHSELFIASVQAD